The Diaphorobacter ruginosibacter genome contains a region encoding:
- a CDS encoding MucB/RseB C-terminal domain-containing protein, whose protein sequence is MYSASMMGAGRAWVVAVSMGLAPWVAAANCGTHPIARSEAAALDVHGWLERMRKATDFSTYSGTFVVTSSSGVMSSSRVWHVCDKEQQIERVEALSGTPRIVYRQNADVRTFMPDDRVVRIDTREMPRRFPRAKGIDAASLAKGYAVDMVGGERVAGREADLLQLRSRDAYRFGYRIWLDRQSGLVLKWQTLTPGGKLLEQAAFMDLEPSTPMSGTQIRSMMNDVVGYRVVHQPRFPTTLEAHGWQLPVPVEGFVLLNCSQRQKLHLQPLRSAQVQCVYSDGLATISVFLEPYREDRHAFEGQELRVGATHTLSARVAGDSWVTMVGEVPLATLQRFASAIKQTSG, encoded by the coding sequence ATGTACTCGGCCTCCATGATGGGGGCCGGCAGGGCATGGGTCGTCGCCGTCTCGATGGGGTTGGCGCCCTGGGTGGCTGCCGCGAATTGCGGCACCCATCCGATCGCCCGTTCCGAAGCCGCCGCCCTTGATGTGCACGGCTGGCTTGAGCGCATGCGCAAGGCCACCGATTTTTCGACCTACAGCGGCACCTTCGTCGTGACGTCGTCGTCAGGGGTGATGAGCAGTTCGCGTGTCTGGCACGTGTGCGACAAGGAGCAGCAGATCGAACGCGTGGAGGCCCTGAGCGGCACGCCGCGCATTGTCTATCGCCAGAATGCCGACGTCCGCACGTTCATGCCGGACGACCGCGTGGTGCGGATAGACACGCGCGAGATGCCGCGCAGATTCCCCCGTGCCAAGGGCATAGATGCCGCATCGCTCGCGAAGGGCTATGCGGTGGATATGGTCGGCGGCGAACGCGTGGCAGGCAGGGAGGCCGATCTCCTGCAGCTGCGCTCGCGCGATGCTTATCGCTTTGGCTACCGCATCTGGCTGGACCGGCAGAGCGGCCTGGTGTTGAAGTGGCAGACGCTCACTCCTGGCGGCAAGCTGCTCGAACAGGCGGCTTTCATGGATCTGGAGCCGAGCACTCCCATGAGCGGCACGCAGATCCGATCCATGATGAACGACGTCGTCGGATACCGCGTGGTGCACCAGCCCCGTTTCCCCACCACGCTTGAGGCCCATGGCTGGCAGTTGCCGGTGCCTGTGGAGGGCTTCGTGCTGCTCAATTGCTCGCAGAGACAGAAGCTGCACCTGCAGCCGTTGCGATCGGCGCAGGTGCAATGCGTCTATTCCGACGGGCTGGCCACGATCTCGGTGTTCCTTGAGCCGTACAGGGAAGACCGGCATGCCTTCGAAGGGCAGGAGTTGCGCGTCGGCGCGACCCACACCCTGTCCGCACGCGTTGCCGGCGACAGCTGGGTCACCATGGTGGGTGAAGTTCCGCTCGCAACGCTCCAGCGCTTCGCATCGGCTATAAAGCAGACATCGGGCTGA
- a CDS encoding sigma-E factor negative regulatory protein, with the protein MKQVAGDTMNGDVVMREQLSAMADGELVSAQCAQAVAFADSGEGRAAWHEYHLIGDVLRSTELARPLSCDLVSRLRAQLAEEAQPRGLAHGEIEQIIVPQAQPSDIRVAAAGGAAAPITLPQADAANHDVFRWKMVAGFASLAAVATIGWNAYTGLTRPALESGMQLAAVPIASTPGGGQNVVAVSFPLQMSPGEPQRQGVMIRDPRLDELLAAHKQYGTTSALQMPAGFLRNATFEAPAR; encoded by the coding sequence ATGAAGCAGGTTGCAGGTGACACCATGAATGGCGATGTTGTGATGCGTGAGCAGTTGTCGGCAATGGCCGACGGCGAGCTCGTGAGCGCGCAGTGTGCTCAGGCTGTTGCGTTTGCTGATTCCGGCGAGGGGCGTGCTGCGTGGCATGAATACCACCTCATCGGGGATGTGCTGCGTTCGACGGAACTGGCGCGGCCGTTGAGCTGCGACCTGGTGTCGCGACTTCGAGCCCAGCTGGCCGAAGAGGCCCAGCCGCGAGGCCTGGCGCATGGCGAGATCGAACAGATCATCGTGCCGCAGGCGCAGCCTTCCGACATCCGCGTGGCTGCTGCGGGCGGCGCTGCGGCCCCGATCACGCTGCCGCAGGCTGATGCGGCCAACCATGACGTGTTCCGCTGGAAGATGGTGGCGGGTTTCGCATCGCTCGCGGCAGTCGCCACGATCGGCTGGAATGCCTATACGGGCCTGACCCGGCCGGCACTGGAGTCCGGCATGCAGCTGGCAGCGGTGCCGATCGCCTCTACTCCGGGAGGTGGACAGAATGTGGTGGCGGTCAGCTTCCCCCTGCAGATGTCGCCGGGCGAACCTCAGCGCCAGGGCGTGATGATCCGCGATCCGCGCCTTGATGAACTGCTGGCGGCGCACAAGCAATACGGCACCACTTCTGCGCTGCAGATGCCTGCAGGCTTCCTGCGCAATGCCACGTTCGAAGCCCCGGCACGCTGA
- the rpoE gene encoding RNA polymerase sigma factor RpoE — protein sequence MTSSNTEPATAPNSDMQLVERTLAGDQRAFELLVVKYQRRIERLIGRMVRDTDLIPDIAQETFLRAYRALHQFRGDAQFYTWLYRIAVNTAKKALVDLKRNPLITETALRANDEDDETSGSPFELTTDETPETVLAAQEIAAAVNSAMEALPEDLRQAVTLREIEGLSYEEIAEAMNCPIGTVRSRIFRAREAISAKVRPLLEKQTGKRW from the coding sequence ATGACCTCTTCCAACACCGAGCCGGCCACGGCGCCCAACAGCGACATGCAGCTGGTGGAGCGTACGCTCGCAGGGGACCAGCGCGCCTTCGAACTGTTGGTGGTCAAGTATCAGCGGCGCATCGAGCGCCTGATCGGCCGCATGGTCCGTGACACCGACCTGATTCCCGACATCGCGCAGGAAACCTTCCTGCGCGCCTATCGTGCACTGCACCAGTTCCGTGGCGATGCGCAGTTCTACACTTGGCTGTACCGCATTGCGGTCAACACGGCCAAGAAGGCGCTCGTCGACCTGAAGCGCAATCCGCTTATCACGGAAACGGCTTTGCGTGCAAATGATGAAGATGATGAAACTTCTGGCAGTCCTTTTGAACTAACAACGGACGAGACCCCCGAAACCGTACTGGCTGCCCAGGAGATTGCAGCGGCGGTGAATTCCGCGATGGAGGCCCTGCCTGAGGATTTGCGCCAGGCGGTCACCCTGCGGGAGATCGAGGGACTGAGTTACGAGGAAATTGCCGAAGCCATGAATTGTCCGATCGGCACGGTGCGCTCGCGGATTTTCCGGGCGCGCGAGGCCATTTCGGCAAAGGTGCGCCCCCTGCTCGAGAAGCAGACGGGCAAGCGTTGGTGA
- the fabF gene encoding beta-ketoacyl-ACP synthase II — protein MSRRRVVVTGLGCITPVGNTVSEAWANILAGQSGIDLITKFDASNFSCKIAGEVKGFDVEKYMSAKDARSMDTFIHFGIAAAEQAVIDAGLPIGEALSEDLATRIGCVIGSGIGGLPLIENTHAELAARGPRRITPFFVPASIINMVAGHVSMRFGFKGPNLSVVTACTTGLHCIGEAGRMIEYGDADVVVAGGTESTVSPLGVGGFAAMRALSTRNDDPKTASRPWDKDRDGFVLGEGAGVMVLEEYEHAKARGAKIYAELAGYGMSADAGHMTAPNMDGPRRAMLNALRNAGVNADQVDYLNAHGTSTPLGDLNETNAIKAAMGDHARKMVVSSTKSMTGHLLGGAGGIESVFTVLALRDQKIPPTINIFEQDPECDLDYCANVARDAKLEVAVKNNFGFGGTNGTLVFKRAA, from the coding sequence ATGAGCCGTCGTCGCGTTGTCGTGACCGGTCTGGGCTGCATCACTCCCGTTGGAAACACGGTGAGCGAGGCCTGGGCCAATATCCTGGCCGGCCAATCCGGCATTGATCTCATCACCAAGTTCGACGCGTCGAACTTCTCCTGCAAGATTGCGGGTGAGGTCAAGGGGTTTGATGTGGAGAAGTACATGAGCGCCAAGGATGCGCGCTCCATGGACACGTTCATCCACTTCGGCATTGCGGCTGCGGAGCAAGCCGTCATCGATGCAGGGCTGCCGATTGGCGAAGCCCTGTCGGAAGACCTGGCCACACGCATCGGTTGCGTGATCGGCTCGGGCATCGGTGGACTTCCGCTGATCGAGAATACCCACGCAGAACTGGCGGCCCGCGGCCCGCGCCGCATCACGCCGTTCTTCGTTCCTGCCTCCATCATCAACATGGTGGCGGGCCATGTGTCCATGCGATTCGGCTTCAAGGGCCCGAATCTGTCGGTGGTGACTGCCTGCACAACGGGGCTGCACTGCATCGGCGAAGCAGGGCGCATGATTGAATATGGCGATGCCGATGTGGTGGTCGCTGGTGGTACGGAGTCCACGGTGTCTCCGCTGGGCGTGGGTGGCTTTGCCGCCATGCGCGCACTGTCCACCCGCAATGACGACCCCAAGACGGCGTCGCGCCCCTGGGACAAAGACCGTGATGGCTTTGTCCTGGGTGAAGGTGCCGGCGTGATGGTGCTCGAAGAGTACGAACACGCCAAGGCGCGCGGTGCCAAGATCTACGCCGAGCTGGCGGGATATGGCATGAGCGCCGATGCCGGTCACATGACCGCTCCCAACATGGACGGCCCGCGCCGCGCGATGCTCAACGCGTTGCGCAATGCGGGCGTGAATGCGGATCAGGTGGACTACCTGAACGCGCACGGCACGTCCACGCCGCTGGGCGACCTGAACGAAACCAATGCCATCAAGGCGGCCATGGGCGACCATGCCAGGAAGATGGTGGTGAGCTCCACCAAATCCATGACCGGTCACCTGCTGGGTGGCGCGGGAGGCATCGAGAGCGTGTTCACGGTGCTTGCGTTGCGCGATCAGAAGATTCCTCCGACGATCAACATCTTCGAGCAGGATCCCGAGTGCGATCTGGACTATTGCGCCAATGTCGCGCGAGACGCGAAGCTCGAAGTCGCCGTGAAGAACAACTTCGGCTTCGGCGGCACCAACGGCACCCTGGTCTTCAAGCGCGCCGCCTGA
- the acpP gene encoding acyl carrier protein — protein MSDIEARVKKIIAEQLGVEESQVTNEKAFVADLGADSLDTVELVMALEDEFGIEIPDEDAEKITTVQNAIDYANTHQKA, from the coding sequence ATGAGCGATATCGAAGCACGTGTCAAGAAAATCATTGCCGAACAACTCGGTGTGGAAGAGTCCCAAGTGACCAACGAAAAGGCCTTCGTGGCTGACCTGGGCGCTGACTCCCTGGACACGGTCGAACTGGTGATGGCTCTGGAAGATGAGTTCGGCATCGAGATTCCTGACGAAGACGCAGAGAAGATCACCACGGTGCAGAACGCCATCGACTACGCCAACACCCATCAAAAGGCCTGA
- the fabG gene encoding 3-oxoacyl-ACP reductase FabG, protein MSETNTSSTPQIALVTGATRGIGAAIAAELAARGYRVIGTATSDDGAARIHEALAASGGKGVKLNVTDGAAVDALIDATVKEFGGLHVLVNNAGITRDTLAMRMKDDDWDAVIDTNLKAVFRVSRAAIRPMMKQRFGRIISITSVVGASGNPGQANYAAAKAGVAGMTRALARELGSRGITVNCVAPGFIATDMTASLPDEQKAALKSQIAMGDLGQPSDIAHAVAYLASKGAGYVTGQELHVNGGMYM, encoded by the coding sequence ATGAGCGAAACCAACACCTCCTCCACTCCTCAGATCGCGCTGGTCACCGGCGCCACCCGCGGCATTGGTGCGGCCATTGCTGCCGAACTGGCTGCGCGCGGCTATCGCGTGATCGGCACCGCCACGTCGGATGATGGCGCGGCACGCATCCACGAAGCGCTTGCGGCCAGCGGCGGCAAGGGCGTGAAGCTGAATGTCACCGACGGCGCGGCGGTCGATGCGCTGATCGACGCCACCGTCAAGGAATTCGGTGGCCTGCATGTCCTGGTGAACAATGCGGGTATTACGCGCGACACCCTGGCCATGCGCATGAAGGATGACGATTGGGATGCCGTCATCGACACCAATCTGAAGGCCGTATTCCGAGTAAGCCGTGCGGCTATTCGCCCGATGATGAAGCAGCGCTTCGGCCGCATCATCAGCATCACCAGCGTGGTGGGCGCCTCGGGCAATCCGGGCCAGGCCAACTACGCTGCCGCGAAGGCCGGTGTGGCGGGTATGACGCGTGCCCTGGCCCGTGAACTGGGCAGCCGCGGCATCACCGTGAACTGCGTTGCTCCGGGCTTCATCGCAACGGACATGACGGCAAGTCTCCCCGACGAGCAGAAGGCGGCGCTGAAGTCGCAGATCGCCATGGGCGATCTGGGTCAGCCGAGCGACATCGCCCATGCGGTGGCCTATCTGGCCTCCAAGGGGGCAGGCTACGTGACGGGGCAGGAGCTGCACGTCAACGGCGGCATGTACATGTAG
- the fabD gene encoding ACP S-malonyltransferase — protein sequence MSKTFAFVFPGQGSQSVGMLDGWGDHPVVAETLREASDALGEDVAKLIHEGPKEALALTTNTQPVMLVAGVAAWRVWRSEGGALPAAVAGHSLGEYSALVASGVLTLAQAAPLVRLRAAAMQEAVPVGVGAMAAILGLDSAKVVAGCAEAAASFGAGSGEVVEAVNFNDPAQTVIAGSKAGVDKACEVLKAAGAKRALPLPVSAPFHSSLMKPAAEKLRVALAALELGAAQIPVLNNVDVAVETDADRIRDALYRQAFGPVRWVECVQALKSRGVSHVIECGPGKVLAGLIKRIDAELVGASIYDPATLAETKELLA from the coding sequence ATGTCCAAAACATTTGCTTTTGTTTTTCCGGGCCAAGGCTCGCAATCTGTCGGCATGCTTGACGGCTGGGGCGACCATCCCGTGGTGGCGGAGACCCTGCGCGAGGCATCCGATGCGCTGGGTGAAGATGTCGCCAAGCTGATCCATGAGGGCCCCAAGGAGGCGCTGGCACTGACCACCAACACCCAGCCCGTGATGCTGGTTGCCGGCGTGGCGGCATGGCGCGTGTGGCGCTCCGAGGGGGGCGCACTGCCTGCGGCGGTGGCCGGGCACTCGCTTGGTGAGTATTCCGCCCTGGTGGCATCGGGTGTGCTGACGCTGGCCCAGGCGGCTCCGCTGGTGCGCCTGCGTGCGGCTGCGATGCAGGAAGCCGTTCCGGTGGGCGTGGGCGCGATGGCCGCCATCCTGGGGCTGGATTCGGCCAAGGTGGTGGCCGGCTGTGCAGAGGCGGCAGCCAGTTTCGGCGCGGGCTCCGGCGAAGTGGTTGAGGCCGTGAATTTCAATGATCCCGCGCAGACCGTGATCGCCGGCTCGAAGGCGGGCGTAGACAAGGCCTGCGAGGTGCTCAAGGCCGCGGGAGCCAAGCGCGCGCTGCCGCTGCCCGTGTCGGCGCCGTTCCATTCGAGCCTGATGAAGCCTGCCGCGGAAAAGCTGCGTGTCGCGCTTGCCGCGCTGGAGCTGGGTGCCGCGCAGATTCCCGTGCTCAACAACGTGGATGTGGCCGTCGAGACCGATGCTGATCGGATCCGTGATGCGCTCTACCGCCAGGCCTTCGGTCCGGTGCGCTGGGTGGAATGCGTGCAGGCGCTCAAGTCGCGCGGCGTGTCGCATGTCATCGAATGCGGTCCGGGCAAGGTGCTCGCCGGCCTGATCAAGCGCATCGACGCAGAACTGGTCGGTGCATCCATTTATGATCCGGCCACATTGGCAGAAACCAAAGAATTGCTGGCATGA
- a CDS encoding beta-ketoacyl-ACP synthase III: protein MRRYSRITGTGSYLPPRLVTNDDLVAELAQRGIETSDQWIVERTGIKARHFAGRDVASSDLAVEASRRAIEAAGITADDIDLIIVATSTPDMVFPSTAAILQNKLGVHGCPAFDVQAVCSGFVYALTVADAMLQTGAANRALVVGSEVFSRILDFNDRTTCVLFGDGAGAVVLEASDKPGILASDLHADGRHVDILCVPGNVYGGQILGDPLLKMDGQAVFKLAVGVLEKAARATLEKANLTDADIDWLIPHQANIRIMQSTARKLKLPMEKVIVTVDQHGNTSAASIPLALDHGVRTGQIKPGQNLLLEGVGGGFTWGAVLLTM from the coding sequence ATGAGACGCTATTCACGTATTACCGGCACGGGCAGCTACCTGCCGCCCCGCCTTGTGACCAATGATGACCTGGTGGCCGAGCTGGCCCAGCGCGGCATCGAGACATCGGACCAATGGATTGTCGAGCGTACCGGCATCAAGGCGCGCCACTTTGCCGGGCGCGACGTGGCCAGCAGCGATCTGGCCGTGGAGGCTTCGCGCAGGGCCATCGAGGCGGCCGGCATCACGGCCGATGACATCGACCTGATCATCGTGGCGACTTCGACGCCCGACATGGTGTTCCCCTCGACCGCCGCCATCCTGCAGAACAAGCTGGGTGTGCACGGTTGCCCGGCGTTCGACGTGCAGGCAGTCTGCAGCGGTTTTGTCTATGCATTGACCGTGGCCGATGCCATGCTCCAGACGGGCGCCGCCAACCGTGCGCTGGTCGTGGGCTCGGAAGTCTTCAGCCGCATTCTTGATTTCAACGACCGCACGACCTGCGTGCTGTTCGGCGACGGCGCGGGTGCCGTGGTGCTGGAGGCCTCCGACAAGCCGGGCATCCTGGCAAGCGACCTGCATGCCGATGGCCGCCACGTCGACATCCTGTGCGTGCCGGGCAACGTCTACGGTGGCCAGATCCTCGGCGATCCGTTGCTCAAGATGGATGGGCAGGCGGTGTTCAAGCTGGCGGTGGGCGTGCTGGAGAAGGCTGCTCGCGCCACGCTGGAGAAGGCCAACCTGACCGATGCCGACATCGACTGGTTGATTCCGCACCAGGCCAACATCCGCATCATGCAGAGTACCGCGCGCAAGCTCAAGCTGCCCATGGAGAAGGTGATCGTCACTGTCGATCAGCACGGCAACACGTCGGCTGCATCGATTCCGCTGGCGCTCGATCACGGCGTGCGTACCGGGCAGATCAAGCCGGGCCAGAACCTGCTGCTCGAGGGCGTGGGTGGCGGCTTCACCTGGGGCGCCGTGCTCCTGACGATGTAA
- the plsX gene encoding phosphate acyltransferase PlsX yields the protein MITLAVDCMGGDHGPGVTLPACRQFLEKHPDAQLLLVGQEASLRDFRHERAKVVIATEVVTMDDAVEVALRRKKDSSMRVAIQRVKDGEAQVAVSAGNTGALMAIARYLLKTLDGIDRPAIATQIPNDKGSATTVLDLGANVDCTADHLLQFAVMGSALVSVLQDSERPAVGLLNIGEEAIKGSEVIKKTGELLREAGARGDLNFYGNVEGNDIFKGVVDIVVCDGFVGNVALKASEGVASMIVGGLKSEFKRNIFTKIAAIVAYPVLSALMKRMDHRRYNGAALLGLRGLVFKSHGSADATAFEHALNRAYDAARNNLLDRVRTQVAHAAPLLTGSVAPALSDSPSAAP from the coding sequence ATGATCACACTGGCTGTCGACTGCATGGGGGGCGATCATGGCCCTGGCGTCACGCTTCCCGCGTGCCGTCAATTTCTCGAAAAACACCCGGATGCCCAGCTGCTGCTGGTCGGGCAGGAGGCCAGTCTTCGTGACTTCAGGCATGAGCGCGCCAAGGTTGTCATCGCCACCGAAGTGGTGACCATGGATGACGCGGTGGAAGTGGCGTTGCGCCGCAAGAAGGACTCGTCGATGCGCGTGGCCATTCAGCGCGTGAAGGATGGCGAGGCCCAGGTGGCCGTTTCCGCCGGCAATACCGGCGCGCTGATGGCGATCGCGCGCTACCTGCTCAAGACACTGGACGGCATCGACCGTCCTGCGATTGCCACCCAGATCCCCAACGACAAGGGGTCGGCCACCACCGTGCTCGATCTGGGCGCGAACGTGGACTGCACCGCCGATCACCTGCTGCAGTTCGCGGTGATGGGCTCGGCGCTGGTATCGGTGCTCCAGGACAGCGAGCGCCCCGCAGTGGGCCTGCTGAATATTGGCGAAGAGGCGATCAAAGGCAGCGAGGTCATCAAGAAGACCGGCGAATTGCTCCGCGAAGCCGGCGCACGCGGTGATCTGAATTTCTACGGCAACGTCGAGGGCAATGACATTTTCAAGGGCGTCGTGGACATCGTCGTCTGTGACGGCTTTGTCGGCAATGTCGCGCTCAAGGCCTCCGAGGGGGTGGCGTCGATGATCGTGGGCGGGCTCAAGAGCGAGTTCAAACGCAATATCTTCACGAAAATTGCAGCTATCGTTGCTTATCCTGTTCTATCTGCGCTGATGAAGCGCATGGATCATCGCCGCTACAACGGTGCGGCACTGCTGGGCCTGCGCGGCCTGGTCTTCAAGAGCCACGGCTCGGCCGACGCGACCGCATTCGAGCACGCGCTGAACCGGGCGTATGATGCAGCTCGCAATAATCTGCTCGACCGTGTCAGGACCCAGGTCGCCCATGCGGCGCCGCTGCTGACGGGGAGCGTGGCTCCAGCTTTGTCCGACTCGCCGTCGGCCGCACCATAA
- the rpmF gene encoding 50S ribosomal protein L32 — protein sequence MAVQQNKKSPSKRGMHRSHNALTVPGIAVEPTTGETHLRHHISPNGFYRGRQVLKNKSEA from the coding sequence ATGGCTGTTCAGCAAAACAAGAAGTCCCCCTCCAAGCGCGGCATGCACCGTTCGCACAACGCCCTGACAGTGCCGGGCATTGCTGTGGAACCCACCACCGGCGAAACGCATCTGCGTCACCACATCAGCCCCAACGGTTTCTACCGTGGTCGCCAAGTGCTGAAGAACAAGTCCGAAGCCTAA
- a CDS encoding YceD family protein, whose amino-acid sequence MTKELSPDRLDIKAFAQAGAQLSGHDSLLKYKRVAEEAKGLHPDLLVDWKATGEVRSGVAGIGSQIWMHLTIHATVPMQCQRCMGPVDVPIDIDREFRFVADEATAEALDDECEEDLLVLSREFNLRELIEDELLLELPVVPKHEECPSQVVMKSTDDDFEEANTQKTNPFAALASLRVDDKKH is encoded by the coding sequence ATGACAAAGGAACTCTCCCCCGATCGACTGGATATCAAGGCATTCGCCCAGGCGGGTGCCCAGCTGTCCGGCCATGATTCGCTGCTCAAGTACAAGCGGGTCGCGGAAGAGGCCAAGGGCCTGCACCCCGATCTGCTCGTGGACTGGAAAGCCACTGGCGAGGTTCGCTCCGGAGTGGCCGGAATCGGTTCGCAGATCTGGATGCACCTGACCATCCACGCCACGGTGCCCATGCAGTGCCAGCGCTGCATGGGGCCGGTGGATGTTCCCATCGACATCGACAGGGAATTCCGCTTCGTGGCCGACGAGGCCACGGCGGAGGCGCTTGATGACGAGTGCGAGGAAGACCTCCTGGTACTCAGCCGCGAGTTCAACCTGCGCGAGCTGATCGAGGACGAACTGCTGCTGGAACTGCCCGTGGTGCCCAAGCACGAGGAGTGCCCCTCGCAGGTGGTCATGAAGTCCACCGACGATGACTTCGAGGAAGCCAATACGCAGAAGACCAATCCGTTCGCGGCCCTGGCCAGCCTGCGGGTTGACGACAAGAAGCATTGA
- a CDS encoding Maf family nucleotide pyrophosphatase yields MTRTLILGSTSRYRRELLERLRLPFEVAAPEVDETPLPGESPRELALRLAAAKARAVAQMHPGAVVIGSDQVADLDGKPLGKPGNHERAVAQLREMRGHAMVFHTAVSVVCLESGFSQIDLAQVHVRFRHLSDEEIERYLRAELPYDCAGSAKSEGLGISLLDAIDSDDPTALIGLPLIRTCQMLRAAGIMLP; encoded by the coding sequence ATGACTCGCACCCTGATTTTGGGCTCGACATCACGTTACCGCCGAGAATTGCTGGAGCGTCTGCGCCTGCCCTTCGAGGTGGCCGCCCCCGAGGTCGACGAAACCCCGCTCCCTGGCGAAAGCCCGCGCGAGCTGGCCCTGCGCCTTGCGGCTGCCAAGGCCCGCGCCGTCGCCCAGATGCATCCCGGCGCCGTGGTGATCGGATCCGACCAGGTTGCCGACCTCGACGGCAAACCCCTTGGAAAACCAGGAAATCATGAGCGGGCCGTGGCTCAGCTCAGGGAAATGCGCGGCCATGCCATGGTCTTCCATACCGCGGTGTCGGTGGTATGCCTCGAATCGGGATTCAGCCAGATCGACCTGGCGCAGGTGCATGTGCGCTTTCGCCACCTGAGCGACGAGGAGATCGAACGCTACCTGCGGGCCGAGCTGCCCTACGACTGCGCCGGCAGCGCCAAGAGCGAGGGCCTCGGCATCTCCCTGCTCGATGCCATCGACAGCGACGATCCCACCGCCCTGATCGGCCTGCCGCTGATCCGTACCTGCCAGATGCTGCGCGCAGCGGGAATCATGCTGCCATGA
- a CDS encoding SAM-dependent methyltransferase has translation MSASANTPTSRKGTLYLVPAPLDFGCDVQAPLESVLPQGTLTTASRLTHWICENAKSTRAYLKRIDALHPLAAPLQEQQIAELPREVHKKGDHGGKGHAPFDARSMLAPALAGHDMGLVSEAGMPAVADPGSSVVRAAHDLGIKVVPLVGPVSLLLSIAASGLNGQNFAFVGYLPQDSAERSRRLKELETLALKQGQTQLFIETPYRNAAIWQALLHTLQPSTRLALASGLTLESANIQSQPVRSWRDLPCPADNRTPTVFLIGA, from the coding sequence ATGAGCGCCTCCGCAAACACCCCGACCTCACGCAAGGGCACCCTCTACCTGGTGCCCGCGCCGCTTGATTTTGGCTGCGACGTGCAGGCGCCTCTTGAGTCGGTGCTGCCGCAGGGCACGCTGACGACGGCATCCCGGCTGACGCACTGGATCTGCGAGAACGCCAAGAGCACGCGCGCCTACCTCAAGCGCATCGACGCCCTGCACCCACTGGCTGCCCCGCTGCAGGAGCAGCAGATCGCCGAACTGCCGCGCGAGGTGCACAAGAAGGGTGATCACGGAGGCAAGGGGCACGCGCCATTCGATGCGCGCTCGATGCTGGCTCCCGCGCTCGCAGGACACGACATGGGCCTGGTCAGCGAGGCCGGCATGCCCGCCGTGGCCGATCCCGGCAGCTCGGTGGTGCGCGCCGCCCACGACCTCGGCATCAAAGTTGTACCGCTCGTCGGCCCGGTCTCGCTGCTGCTGTCCATTGCCGCCAGCGGCCTCAATGGACAGAACTTCGCCTTCGTCGGCTACCTGCCTCAAGACAGCGCGGAGCGCTCGCGCAGGCTGAAGGAACTGGAGACCCTGGCCCTCAAGCAGGGCCAAACCCAGCTCTTCATCGAGACGCCGTACCGCAACGCGGCCATCTGGCAGGCACTGCTGCACACGCTGCAGCCAAGCACCCGGCTCGCGCTGGCAAGCGGCCTGACGCTTGAGAGCGCGAACATCCAGAGCCAGCCGGTCAGGTCATGGCGCGACCTGCCCTGCCCCGCCGACAACCGCACGCCGACGGTGTTCCTGATCGGCGCCTGA